One window of the Chryseobacterium camelliae genome contains the following:
- the dnaG gene encoding DNA primase, with product MISKQSIDKIFSTIRVEEIVGEYVQLKRAGANYKGLSPFHDEKTPSFVVSPSKQIWKDFSTGKGGTAISFLMEIENFTYPEALRHAAKKYGIEIEEDQQEFSEEARHAQTEKDQLYKIHEVANSYFQEILWDSEEGKSIGLSYFRERELSDAIIKKFQLGYSPEQRNAFTEYALEKGYSKEILEKSGLSIFPENTPAGVDRFRERVIFPIHSFSGRVLGFGARILKNNVKTAKYLNSPETEIYHKSNVLYGLNQGKQAISRKNVCLLVEGYMDVISLHLSGIENVVASSGTSLTTEQIKLIKRLTENVTILFDGDNAGIKASFRSIDMLLTEGMNIRVLLFPEGDDPDSFSRKHPQEYVEQFIENEATDFIDFKAEILLKEAGNDPIKKAEAIRNIVKSVSFVQNALKKEVYLKEVSTKFGLSEQSLFNELDVQKQITQNQHQHVHQQKEAQKAVKLEVVPDKPVAETDSVQFNIHHQENKLIDTMLMFGDMVLQRQNEKQEPYEVTVIEEILHHFEEEQYEFQIETNKKIIDNIREGIEQDELRSGNFFITLMDEDITLKVADALITPDELSDWTTRNIFPPKLGDHVASEVEANILIHKYYYIHFMIRKLTASLEDCRDGDQDTYFDCIKKIMMLHEFSKQIIEKIGWSPVTKSPIKF from the coding sequence ATGATTTCCAAGCAGAGTATAGACAAAATTTTTTCAACGATCCGCGTAGAAGAGATTGTCGGGGAATATGTTCAGCTGAAGCGTGCCGGAGCCAACTATAAAGGGCTCAGCCCGTTTCATGATGAAAAGACCCCGAGCTTTGTGGTGTCACCAAGCAAGCAGATCTGGAAGGATTTCTCTACCGGAAAAGGAGGAACTGCCATTTCTTTCCTGATGGAAATTGAAAATTTCACCTATCCGGAAGCCCTTCGCCATGCTGCCAAAAAATACGGAATCGAAATTGAGGAAGACCAGCAGGAGTTTTCTGAAGAAGCCAGGCATGCCCAGACGGAAAAAGACCAGCTGTATAAGATTCATGAGGTAGCGAACAGCTATTTCCAGGAGATCCTGTGGGATTCCGAAGAAGGTAAAAGCATCGGGCTGTCTTATTTCAGGGAACGGGAACTGAGTGATGCGATCATTAAAAAATTCCAGTTGGGATATTCACCTGAACAGCGGAATGCTTTCACGGAATATGCGCTGGAAAAGGGATATTCCAAAGAAATCCTGGAAAAATCAGGACTTTCCATCTTTCCGGAGAATACGCCGGCAGGAGTGGACCGTTTCCGTGAAAGGGTTATTTTCCCTATCCACAGTTTTTCGGGCAGGGTATTGGGATTCGGGGCGCGTATTTTAAAGAACAACGTCAAAACAGCCAAATACCTCAACTCTCCTGAAACCGAGATTTACCATAAATCCAATGTGCTGTACGGCCTTAACCAGGGCAAACAGGCAATTTCCAGGAAAAATGTCTGCCTGTTGGTGGAAGGGTATATGGATGTGATTTCCCTGCACCTTTCGGGGATTGAAAATGTAGTGGCCAGTTCGGGAACTTCCCTTACCACTGAGCAGATCAAGCTGATCAAAAGGCTCACGGAAAATGTTACCATTCTTTTTGACGGGGACAATGCCGGGATCAAAGCCAGTTTCAGGAGCATTGATATGCTGCTGACGGAAGGGATGAACATCCGTGTCCTGCTGTTTCCGGAAGGAGACGACCCGGATTCTTTTTCAAGAAAGCATCCGCAGGAATATGTGGAACAATTCATTGAAAATGAAGCTACGGACTTTATAGACTTCAAAGCTGAGATTCTCTTAAAAGAAGCCGGTAATGACCCGATCAAAAAAGCCGAAGCCATCCGGAATATCGTGAAATCGGTTTCTTTTGTGCAGAATGCGCTTAAAAAGGAAGTCTACCTGAAGGAAGTATCCACGAAGTTCGGATTGTCTGAACAGAGCCTGTTCAATGAGCTGGATGTGCAGAAGCAGATTACGCAGAACCAGCACCAGCACGTCCACCAGCAGAAAGAAGCCCAGAAAGCGGTAAAGCTGGAAGTGGTTCCGGATAAGCCAGTGGCAGAAACGGATTCCGTACAGTTCAACATCCATCATCAGGAAAATAAACTGATTGACACGATGCTGATGTTCGGTGATATGGTCCTTCAACGCCAGAATGAGAAGCAGGAACCTTACGAAGTCACAGTGATTGAGGAAATCCTCCACCATTTTGAAGAGGAGCAGTATGAATTCCAGATCGAAACCAATAAAAAGATTATTGACAACATCCGCGAAGGCATAGAACAGGATGAACTCCGTTCCGGGAATTTTTTTATCACCCTGATGGACGAAGATATTACGCTGAAGGTGGCGGATGCACTCATCACTCCGGATGAATTAAGCGACTGGACCACCCGTAATATTTTCCCGCCCAAGCTCGGCGACCATGTTGCCTCAGAGGTAGAAGCCAATATCCTGATCCACAAATATTACTACATTCATTTTATGATCCGGAAACTGACGGCCAGCCTGGAAGACTGCAGGGATGGCGATCAGGATACCTATTTTGACTGTATAAAGAAGATCATGATGCTGCATGAATTCTCCAAGCAGATCATCGAAAAGATCGGCTGGTCCCCTGTGACAAAAAGTCCTATAAAATTTTAG
- a CDS encoding esterase-like activity of phytase family protein has protein sequence MKRILLSVLTLTAIVACKDDDTINTQEINYSKLPQEFPFSTLATVSGVGVINGGFGSGAAAHPTRKGEFYVITDRGPNTDYLAGKKFLVPSFSPTIMHFKINAEGNIEVLNYIKLKNPSGQPITGLPNPAGMGSTGEVAYDANGNVLGTDPYGMDSESIVAAADGTFWVSDEYGPHIVHYSADGVELERISPIGVNTGTRKLPAVLAKRRANRGMEGLCITPDGKTLVGTIQSMMYVPSKSLATNKTLIRIVTFDIASGQTKQFLYQQDGGASDSVCDITALSSTEFLVIERDGNFGSQGGIKKVYRINLSGASDVNGTDLSAVNGMLINGKALEQCTWAEITAAGLKPVSKTLAVDLVSKIGYEHDKFEGLVYLGNNKIAVFNDDDFGIVDDGNGNPKAKILPKTGKVDKGTMYVVDIQ, from the coding sequence ATGAAAAGAATACTATTATCTGTGCTCACACTTACTGCCATAGTGGCCTGTAAAGATGATGACACTATCAATACTCAGGAAATCAACTATTCAAAACTTCCTCAGGAATTTCCTTTTTCAACCCTGGCAACCGTTAGCGGTGTCGGAGTCATCAACGGGGGTTTCGGATCTGGTGCGGCGGCGCATCCTACCAGAAAAGGAGAGTTTTATGTGATTACGGACCGTGGTCCTAATACAGACTACCTTGCCGGGAAAAAATTCCTGGTGCCGTCATTCAGTCCTACTATCATGCATTTTAAAATCAATGCGGAAGGGAATATTGAAGTGCTGAACTATATCAAGCTTAAAAATCCTTCAGGCCAGCCGATTACCGGCCTTCCGAATCCTGCAGGGATGGGAAGTACGGGAGAAGTAGCCTATGACGCCAACGGAAATGTGTTAGGAACGGATCCTTACGGAATGGACAGTGAAAGCATTGTGGCAGCAGCAGACGGGACATTCTGGGTATCTGATGAGTATGGCCCGCATATCGTCCATTACAGTGCAGACGGGGTGGAATTGGAAAGAATCAGCCCGATCGGGGTGAATACGGGAACCAGAAAACTGCCTGCCGTTTTAGCCAAAAGAAGGGCAAACAGAGGAATGGAAGGTTTGTGCATTACTCCGGACGGAAAAACGCTCGTAGGAACCATACAATCGATGATGTATGTGCCGTCTAAAAGCCTTGCGACAAACAAAACCTTAATCAGGATTGTCACTTTTGATATTGCCAGCGGCCAGACAAAACAGTTCCTGTATCAGCAGGATGGAGGGGCTTCTGATTCCGTGTGTGATATCACCGCGTTGAGCAGTACGGAATTTCTGGTTATCGAAAGAGACGGCAACTTCGGATCCCAGGGCGGGATTAAAAAAGTATACAGGATCAACCTGTCAGGAGCGTCTGATGTCAACGGAACAGACCTGAGTGCTGTCAATGGAATGCTGATCAACGGAAAAGCACTGGAACAATGCACCTGGGCTGAAATTACAGCGGCCGGACTGAAACCGGTTTCCAAAACCCTTGCCGTAGACCTGGTGTCTAAAATAGGCTATGAACACGACAAGTTTGAAGGACTGGTGTATTTAGGGAACAATAAAATTGCGGTCTTTAACGATGACGATTTCGGGATTGTAGATGACGGAAACGGGAACCCTAAAGCTAAGATACTTCCCAAGACAGGAAAAGTAGATAAAGGAACAATGTATGTAGTGGATATTCAGTAA
- a CDS encoding BT_3928 family protein, with product MIKGILRCIIALIFILSGFVKAVDLVGFSFKMEEYFSPAVFNMPFFEKFALLFSIIVVILELLLGLMLLLKLKLRFTLSALIALCVFFGFLTFYSAYYNVVTDCGCFGDAIKFTPWQSFIKDIVLLVGLIILVALYRKEFRKKDEYNYTVTGRSSATWKYIVLGLLSLGMIYCMAQGIMHEPIIDFRDYKIGTDLKQEKIKINKNPSEYKTFYTLKNQKTGEVLKVNQDDYINDKKYWDAGSPWKIEEGKNESVLVKEGYKSEIVKFKIEDPTGMEITDEVINAPKAILVFSYHPKDVSPELLGKVERKANAQKGALVYGVSTDPNTFKTIKNTMMDGTAIKTIARSNPFVLVLQNGKIVDKQPAKDYVQ from the coding sequence ATGATCAAAGGTATATTGCGTTGCATCATCGCGTTGATTTTCATTCTTTCAGGCTTTGTAAAAGCAGTGGATCTGGTGGGGTTTTCGTTTAAAATGGAGGAATATTTCTCCCCTGCTGTTTTCAATATGCCTTTTTTCGAAAAGTTTGCCCTGCTGTTCTCCATTATTGTTGTCATACTGGAACTTTTGCTGGGATTGATGCTGCTGCTGAAGCTGAAGCTCAGGTTTACCCTTTCAGCGCTTATTGCACTCTGTGTATTTTTCGGTTTCCTTACATTTTATTCTGCCTATTATAATGTCGTGACAGACTGCGGATGTTTCGGTGACGCGATTAAGTTTACCCCGTGGCAGAGCTTTATCAAAGATATTGTCCTGTTAGTAGGACTCATCATCCTTGTTGCACTGTACCGGAAAGAATTCAGGAAAAAAGACGAATACAATTACACGGTGACCGGAAGATCATCAGCAACCTGGAAGTATATCGTTTTAGGACTGCTCTCACTTGGTATGATCTATTGTATGGCACAGGGAATCATGCATGAACCGATCATTGATTTCAGGGATTACAAAATAGGTACTGACCTGAAGCAAGAAAAAATTAAAATCAATAAAAACCCTTCTGAATACAAGACTTTTTACACCCTCAAAAACCAGAAGACGGGTGAAGTGCTGAAAGTAAACCAGGATGATTATATCAATGATAAAAAATACTGGGATGCAGGATCACCCTGGAAAATCGAGGAAGGGAAAAATGAATCTGTCCTGGTGAAGGAAGGCTACAAATCTGAGATTGTCAAGTTTAAAATTGAGGATCCTACAGGAATGGAAATCACAGATGAAGTGATCAATGCTCCTAAAGCCATCCTGGTTTTCTCTTACCATCCCAAAGACGTTTCTCCGGAACTGCTTGGTAAAGTAGAGCGAAAGGCAAATGCACAGAAAGGAGCTTTGGTATATGGCGTTTCCACAGATCCCAATACTTTTAAAACCATTAAAAACACCATGATGGACGGAACGGCTATTAAAACCATAGCCAGAAGCAATCCATTTGTCCTGGTGTTGCAGAACGGGAAAATTGTGGACAAGCAGCCTGCGAAAGATTATGTGCAATAA
- the clpP gene encoding ATP-dependent Clp endopeptidase proteolytic subunit ClpP, with protein MDINKEFRDFSVKHLGNSGLATDQYMGMYGPTNLTPYIMEERRLNVAQMDVFSRLMMDRIIFLGTGIDDQVANIVTAQLLFLESADPSKDIQIYINSPGGSVYAGLGIYDTMQIIKPDVATICTGMAASMGAVLLVAGEKGKRSALKHSRVMIHQPSGGAQGVASDMEINLREMLKLKQELYDIIAHHSGQTYEWVEKSSDRDYWMTSEEAKNYGMVDEVLQRSTEKK; from the coding sequence ATGGACATTAACAAAGAATTCAGAGATTTCTCTGTAAAGCACTTAGGAAACAGCGGTCTGGCTACCGATCAGTATATGGGAATGTATGGTCCTACCAACCTTACGCCGTACATTATGGAAGAAAGAAGGTTAAATGTTGCCCAGATGGACGTTTTTTCACGTCTGATGATGGACAGGATCATCTTCCTGGGAACCGGAATCGATGACCAGGTAGCCAATATTGTCACTGCACAGCTGTTGTTCCTGGAAAGCGCAGATCCTTCCAAAGATATTCAGATCTACATCAATTCTCCCGGAGGAAGCGTATATGCAGGATTGGGTATTTATGATACGATGCAGATCATCAAACCTGATGTCGCTACCATCTGTACCGGAATGGCAGCTTCCATGGGAGCCGTTCTTCTGGTGGCGGGTGAAAAAGGTAAGCGTTCTGCATTAAAGCACTCAAGGGTAATGATCCACCAGCCTTCCGGAGGAGCGCAGGGTGTGGCTTCCGATATGGAAATCAACCTGAGAGAAATGCTGAAACTGAAGCAGGAATTATACGATATCATCGCCCATCATTCCGGGCAGACATACGAGTGGGTTGAGAAATCTTCTGACAGGGATTATTGGATGACTTCTGAGGAAGCCAAAAACTACGGAATGGTAGATGAGGTCTTGCAGAGATCGACAGAAAAGAAATAA
- the tpiA gene encoding triose-phosphate isomerase, translated as MRKKIVAGNWKMNKNVIDAQQLMVQLLSYKNNHTTQCEVWIAPPSLYLMMARDIFEKDEIGVFAQDMSEHESGAYTGEISAEMLESIEATGSLIGHSERRQYHGETDSHCNRKIKLALDKGLTPVYCNGETLDQRKAGQHLEVVKNQTEVALFTLSAEDIKNVVIAYEPVWAIGTGETASPEQAQEIHAHIRNTIAGKYGQEVADEVSILYGGSVKPDNAKEIFSQPDIDGGLIGGAALKLEDFSKIIEAFN; from the coding sequence ATGAGAAAAAAGATCGTAGCAGGAAACTGGAAAATGAACAAAAATGTCATCGATGCACAGCAGTTGATGGTACAGTTGCTAAGCTATAAAAATAACCATACTACCCAGTGCGAGGTTTGGATTGCGCCACCTTCATTATACCTGATGATGGCCAGGGATATCTTTGAAAAGGATGAAATCGGTGTTTTTGCCCAGGACATGAGCGAACATGAGAGCGGAGCTTACACAGGAGAAATCTCGGCTGAAATGCTGGAATCTATTGAGGCCACCGGATCACTGATCGGGCATTCAGAAAGAAGGCAGTACCATGGTGAAACAGATTCACACTGCAACCGCAAAATCAAGCTGGCCCTGGATAAAGGTCTTACACCTGTATACTGCAACGGGGAAACACTTGACCAGAGAAAAGCAGGCCAGCACCTGGAAGTAGTTAAAAACCAGACAGAGGTAGCCCTGTTCACCCTTTCTGCAGAAGACATTAAGAACGTGGTGATTGCTTACGAACCAGTATGGGCCATCGGGACAGGCGAAACAGCAAGCCCGGAACAGGCACAGGAAATCCATGCTCACATCAGAAACACGATAGCCGGAAAGTACGGGCAGGAAGTAGCTGATGAAGTATCTATTCTTTACGGGGGTTCGGTGAAGCCTGACAATGCCAAAGAAATTTTCTCCCAACCGGATATCGACGGCGGACTGATCGGCGGTGCCGCACTGAAGCTGGAGGATTTTTCAAAAATCATTGAAGCATTCAATTAA
- the folP gene encoding dihydropteroate synthase produces the protein MRDHFLNCNGRLIDLQMPKIMGILNLTPDSFSDGGKFNTVHSALRHAETLIREGAEIIDIGPQSTRPGAEFLSSEEEIRRLGNVISEIKKEFPGVLVSLDTFYGATVRFGFNEGIDIVNDISAGQFDESMWPEVAGTRLPYIVMHSNPEYSAMHQKIQYEDITLAVNRYLMEKTRALMEFGIYDVILDPGFGFGKTVDDQMKLLEEAGYLGFGRFPLLIGISRKSFIYKPLGKSPSDINEETQKLHLKVLQQGAKILRVHDVAEAKKTVDEFLSRRSKIEDDR, from the coding sequence ATGCGTGATCACTTTTTAAACTGCAACGGCAGGCTGATCGATTTACAGATGCCGAAAATCATGGGCATCCTGAACCTTACACCCGATTCTTTTTCAGACGGAGGGAAGTTCAATACGGTACATTCCGCTTTGCGGCATGCGGAAACACTGATCCGTGAAGGTGCTGAAATCATTGATATCGGTCCGCAGTCTACCCGTCCCGGCGCAGAATTTCTCAGCAGTGAAGAAGAGATCCGGAGGCTGGGGAACGTCATTTCCGAGATCAAAAAAGAATTTCCTGGCGTACTCGTGTCACTGGATACGTTTTATGGTGCTACGGTACGCTTTGGCTTCAACGAAGGTATTGACATCGTCAACGATATTTCGGCAGGGCAGTTTGATGAAAGCATGTGGCCGGAAGTGGCCGGTACGCGGCTTCCGTACATCGTCATGCACAGTAACCCGGAGTATTCAGCAATGCACCAGAAAATACAGTACGAAGATATTACTTTAGCGGTCAACCGCTACCTGATGGAGAAAACCAGGGCCCTGATGGAATTCGGGATCTATGATGTCATCTTAGATCCCGGATTCGGATTCGGAAAAACGGTGGACGACCAGATGAAGCTGCTGGAGGAAGCCGGTTACCTCGGGTTCGGAAGATTTCCTTTACTCATCGGGATTTCCAGGAAATCATTCATTTACAAGCCACTCGGTAAATCTCCCTCGGACATCAATGAAGAAACCCAGAAGCTGCATCTGAAAGTACTTCAGCAGGGCGCTAAAATCCTCCGGGTACATGACGTAGCCGAAGCGAAAAAAACGGTGGATGAGTTTTTGAGTAGAAGAAGTAAGATTGAAGACGATAGATGA
- a CDS encoding TerB family tellurite resistance protein — protein MQKSNKPIAGYHLLMILSSVDGEFAPEEGMIVQQYLADEFPFRTELDDELDTLAMLKPEEWKSHFEFHAGCFYEDSTEEERKKFIQFAKTLIKADDKVSDEEHSYYTLLKKTWNISSN, from the coding sequence ATGCAGAAATCAAATAAACCGATTGCCGGTTACCATTTATTAATGATCCTTTCTTCTGTAGACGGAGAATTCGCTCCTGAAGAAGGCATGATCGTGCAGCAGTACCTGGCGGATGAATTTCCCTTCAGGACAGAACTGGATGACGAACTTGATACATTGGCCATGCTGAAACCGGAAGAATGGAAAAGCCATTTTGAGTTTCATGCGGGATGCTTTTATGAAGATTCCACAGAGGAGGAACGTAAAAAATTCATCCAGTTTGCCAAAACCCTGATTAAAGCAGATGATAAGGTAAGCGATGAAGAACACAGCTATTATACGCTGCTGAAGAAAACGTGGAATATTTCGTCTAATTAA
- a CDS encoding DUF1599 domain-containing protein, with product MLKTSVQFQKVVADCRDLFSKKLQDYGAAWRVLRPSSITDQIYIKVNRIRTLQMTDKKMIDESEEDEFVAIVNYSIVGLIQLEKGMSNDFNENNEEIMSLYDRYANEARVLMEKKNHDYGEAWRDMRISSITDLIYQKVLRTKQIEDNQGKTIVSEGLEANYFDMLNYAVFCLIKFSEQAQEFQPKTI from the coding sequence ATGTTAAAGACTTCAGTACAGTTTCAGAAGGTCGTTGCCGACTGCCGGGATCTTTTCAGCAAAAAGTTACAGGATTACGGAGCGGCCTGGAGGGTATTAAGGCCCAGCTCGATAACCGATCAGATTTACATTAAAGTCAACCGGATCCGTACCCTGCAGATGACCGATAAAAAGATGATTGATGAAAGCGAGGAAGATGAGTTCGTAGCCATCGTGAATTATTCCATTGTCGGGCTGATCCAGCTGGAAAAAGGGATGTCCAATGATTTCAATGAAAACAATGAGGAAATCATGAGCCTGTATGACCGGTATGCCAATGAAGCCCGTGTCCTGATGGAAAAGAAGAACCATGACTACGGGGAAGCCTGGAGAGATATGAGGATTTCATCCATCACAGACCTGATTTACCAGAAAGTACTGAGGACCAAGCAGATTGAAGACAACCAGGGAAAAACAATTGTTTCCGAAGGCCTGGAAGCCAATTATTTCGACATGCTGAACTATGCAGTCTTCTGCCTGATTAAATTCTCAGAACAAGCCCAGGAATTCCAACCTAAAACTATTTAA